Proteins encoded in a region of the Athene noctua chromosome 4, bAthNoc1.hap1.1, whole genome shotgun sequence genome:
- the INTS10 gene encoding integrator complex subunit 10 isoform X1, producing the protein MSAQGDCEFLVKRARELVPGDLWAAKAWLITARSLYPADFNIQYEMYTIERNAERTASAGRLLYDMFVNFPDQPAVWREISVITSALRNDSQDKQTQFLRGLFETLPGRVQCEMLLKATEQCFNTLERAEMLLLLLRRFPETVVQHGVGLGETLLDAESIEDQESPVNCFRKLFVCDVLPLIINNPDVRLPASLLYKYLNKAAEFYINYVTRSTQTESQYQGSQDSSDIMSPSKRSSQKYVIDGLTEKSSQITDPWERLFKILSVVGMRCEWQMDKGRRSFGDILHRMKDLCRYISNFDSDAHAKYKNQVVYSTMLVFFKNAFQYVSNIQPSLFQGPNAPNQAPLVLLEDVTNIYGDTDIDRNKHIHKKRKLAEGREKTMQSSDDEDPSGKARSRHITVNKADLANSVEVLESFKLARESWELLYSLESLDKEFTRICLSWKTDTWLWLRIFLTDMIIYQGQYKKAISSLHHLAALQGSHSPQQITGQGSLENQRALIQLATCHFALGEYRQTCEKVLDLMCCILLPIQEGGKVQEEQPKVKSKFRKGSDLRLWPCTSRAIMPYCLHLLLACFKLRAFTDSRDDMALGHVVVLLQHEWPRGENLFLKAINKICQQGNFQYENFFNYVTNIDMLEEFAYLRTQEGGKIHLELLPNQAMLIKTSSPPMGLLQQEFIPVLQPSIQTADRHHTVTRGITKGVKEDFRLAMERQVSRCGENLMVVLHRFCINEKILLLQTLA; encoded by the exons ATGTCGGCGCAGGGGGACTGCGAGTTCCTGGTGAAGCGGGCCCGCGAGCTGGTGCCGGGGGACCTGTGGGCGGCCAAGGCCTGGCTCATCACGGCGCGGAGCCTCTACCCCGCCGACTTCAACATACAG TATGAGATGTACACTATTGAGAGGAATGCCGAAAGGACAGCGTCTGCGGGCAGGCTGCTCTATGACAT GTTTGTGAATTTTCCAGACCAACCTGCCGTATGGAGGGAGATTAGCGTTATTACATCAGCATTAAGGAATGACTCACAGGACAAGCAGACACAATTTTTAAGAG gattatttGAAACCCTTCCTGGTCGTGTCCAGTGTGAGATGTTACTGAAGGCCACAGAGCAGTGTTTTAACACATTAGAAAGGGCAGAAATGCTCTTACTACTTCTGCGACGTTTCCCAGAGACAGTGGTGCAACATGGG GTAGGCCTTGGAGAAACATTACTAGATGCCGAAAGTATTGAAGACCAAGAATCCCCAGTGAattgttttagaaaattatttg ttTGTGATGTTCTCCCTCTGATAATTAACAACCCTGATGTTCGACTTCCTGCCAGCTTGTTGTATAAATATCTGAATAAAGCAGCAGAATTCTATATTAACTATGTGACTAGATCTACGCAGACAGAAAGCCAATATCAAG GTTCACAAGATTCCTCTGATATTATGTCTCCAAGCAAGCGTAGCTCTCAAAAATATGTAATAGATGGTCTCACAGAGAAATCATCCCAGATCACAGATCCTTGGGAGAGGCTATTTAAAATATTGTCTGTGGTGGGAATGAGGTGTGAATGGCAAATGGATAAGGGAAGAAG AAGTTTTGGTGATATTTTGCATCGAATGAAAGACCTCTGCAGATACATCAGTAACTTCGATAGTGATGCACATGCTAAATATAAGAATCAAGTAGTGTATTCCACGATGTTGgtcttctttaaaaatgcattccaGTATGTCAGCAACATCCAGCCATCACTCTTTCAAG GTCCAAATGCTCCAAACCAAGCCCCGCTGGTTCTTCTTGAGGATGTGACCAACATCTATGGTGATACGGATATTGACCGtaacaaacacatacacaaaaagaGGAAACTTGCCgaaggaagagaaaagacaaTG CAGAGCTCAGATGATGAGGATCCTTCTGGGAAGGCACGAAGTCGCCATATTACAGTAAACAAGGCAGATCTTGCAAACTCTGTTGAAGTATTAGAGAGCTTTAAACTGGCAAGAgagagctgggagctgctctaTTCTCTGGAATCACTTGACAAAG AGTTCACCAGAATTTGTTTGTCGTGGAAGACAGACACCTGGCTTTGGTTAAGAATCTTTCTTACAGACATGATCATCTACcag ggGCAGTACAAAAAAGCAATCAGCAGCCTACATCACTTGGCAGCTCTTCAGGGCTCTCATTCTCCACAGCAAATTACAGGACAAGGGTCACTAGAAAATCAGAGAGCACTAATCCAGTTAGCAACATGCCACTTTGCCCTTGGAGAATATCGG CAAACATGCGAAAAAGTGCTTGACCTCATGTGCTGTATCCTACTTCCAATACAAGAAGGAGGTAAAGTACAAGAGGAGCAACCTAAAGTCAAGTCTAAATTCAGGAAAG GGTCTGATTTGAGGCTTTGGCCATGTACCAGTAGAGCTATCATGCCTTACTGCCTTCATCTACTGTTAGCTTGTTTCAAG ctcAGAGCTTTCACAGACAGCAGAGACGATATGGCACTGGGCCACGTAGTTGTTCTGCTTCAGCATGAGTGGCCAAGGGGTGAGAACTTGTTCCTGAAAGCCATCAACAAAATCTGCCAACAAGGAAACTTCCAGTATGAGAATTTTTTCAACTATGTCACGA atattGATATGTTGGAGGAATTTGCTTATTTAAGAACACAGGAAGGAGGGAAAATTCATCTGGAACTGCTGCCAAATCAAGCAATGTTGATCAA gaCTTCTAGCCCTCCCATGGGGTTACTGCAGCAGGAATTCATACCTGTGCTACAGCCCAGCATACAGACTGCTGACAG GCATCATACAGTTACCCGAGGTATCACTAAAGGAGTGAAGGAAGATTTCCGCCTGGCCATGGAGCGCCAGGTCTCACGCTGTGGGGAAAATCTCATGGTGGTCTTGCATAGGTTCTGcattaatgagaaaatattgctgcttcagACTCTTGCTTGA
- the INTS10 gene encoding integrator complex subunit 10 isoform X5 — MSAQGDCEFLVKRARELVPGDLWAAKAWLITARSLYPADFNIQYEMYTIERNAERTASAGRLLYDMFVNFPDQPAVWREISVITSALRNDSQDKQTQFLRGLFETLPGRVQCEMLLKATEQCFNTLERAEMLLLLLRRFPETVVQHGVGLGETLLDAESIEDQESPVNCFRKLFVCDVLPLIINNPDVRLPASLLYKYLNKAAEFYINYVTRSTQTESQYQGSQDSSDIMSPSKRSSQKYVIDGLTEKSSQITDPWERLFKILSVVGMRCEWQMDKGRRSFGDILHRMKDLCRYISNFDSDAHAKYKNQVVYSTMLVFFKNAFQYVSNIQPSLFQGPNAPNQAPLVLLEDVTNIYGDTDIDRNKHIHKKRKLAEGREKTMQSSDDEDPSGKARSRHITVNKADLANSVEVLESFKLARESWELLYSLESLDKEFTRICLSWKTDTWLWLRIFLTDMIIYQGQYKKAISSLHHLAALQGSHSPQQITGQGSLENQRALIQLATCHFALGEYRQTCEKVLDLMCCILLPIQEGGKVQEEQPKVKSKFRKGSDLRLWPCTSRAIMPYCLHLLLACFKLRAFTDSRDDMALGHVVVLLQHEWPRGENLFLKAINKICQQGNFQYENFFNYVTNIDMLEEFAYLRTQEGGKIHLELLPNQAMLIKHHTVTRGITKGVKEDFRLAMERQVSRCGENLMVVLHRFCINEKILLLQTLA, encoded by the exons ATGTCGGCGCAGGGGGACTGCGAGTTCCTGGTGAAGCGGGCCCGCGAGCTGGTGCCGGGGGACCTGTGGGCGGCCAAGGCCTGGCTCATCACGGCGCGGAGCCTCTACCCCGCCGACTTCAACATACAG TATGAGATGTACACTATTGAGAGGAATGCCGAAAGGACAGCGTCTGCGGGCAGGCTGCTCTATGACAT GTTTGTGAATTTTCCAGACCAACCTGCCGTATGGAGGGAGATTAGCGTTATTACATCAGCATTAAGGAATGACTCACAGGACAAGCAGACACAATTTTTAAGAG gattatttGAAACCCTTCCTGGTCGTGTCCAGTGTGAGATGTTACTGAAGGCCACAGAGCAGTGTTTTAACACATTAGAAAGGGCAGAAATGCTCTTACTACTTCTGCGACGTTTCCCAGAGACAGTGGTGCAACATGGG GTAGGCCTTGGAGAAACATTACTAGATGCCGAAAGTATTGAAGACCAAGAATCCCCAGTGAattgttttagaaaattatttg ttTGTGATGTTCTCCCTCTGATAATTAACAACCCTGATGTTCGACTTCCTGCCAGCTTGTTGTATAAATATCTGAATAAAGCAGCAGAATTCTATATTAACTATGTGACTAGATCTACGCAGACAGAAAGCCAATATCAAG GTTCACAAGATTCCTCTGATATTATGTCTCCAAGCAAGCGTAGCTCTCAAAAATATGTAATAGATGGTCTCACAGAGAAATCATCCCAGATCACAGATCCTTGGGAGAGGCTATTTAAAATATTGTCTGTGGTGGGAATGAGGTGTGAATGGCAAATGGATAAGGGAAGAAG AAGTTTTGGTGATATTTTGCATCGAATGAAAGACCTCTGCAGATACATCAGTAACTTCGATAGTGATGCACATGCTAAATATAAGAATCAAGTAGTGTATTCCACGATGTTGgtcttctttaaaaatgcattccaGTATGTCAGCAACATCCAGCCATCACTCTTTCAAG GTCCAAATGCTCCAAACCAAGCCCCGCTGGTTCTTCTTGAGGATGTGACCAACATCTATGGTGATACGGATATTGACCGtaacaaacacatacacaaaaagaGGAAACTTGCCgaaggaagagaaaagacaaTG CAGAGCTCAGATGATGAGGATCCTTCTGGGAAGGCACGAAGTCGCCATATTACAGTAAACAAGGCAGATCTTGCAAACTCTGTTGAAGTATTAGAGAGCTTTAAACTGGCAAGAgagagctgggagctgctctaTTCTCTGGAATCACTTGACAAAG AGTTCACCAGAATTTGTTTGTCGTGGAAGACAGACACCTGGCTTTGGTTAAGAATCTTTCTTACAGACATGATCATCTACcag ggGCAGTACAAAAAAGCAATCAGCAGCCTACATCACTTGGCAGCTCTTCAGGGCTCTCATTCTCCACAGCAAATTACAGGACAAGGGTCACTAGAAAATCAGAGAGCACTAATCCAGTTAGCAACATGCCACTTTGCCCTTGGAGAATATCGG CAAACATGCGAAAAAGTGCTTGACCTCATGTGCTGTATCCTACTTCCAATACAAGAAGGAGGTAAAGTACAAGAGGAGCAACCTAAAGTCAAGTCTAAATTCAGGAAAG GGTCTGATTTGAGGCTTTGGCCATGTACCAGTAGAGCTATCATGCCTTACTGCCTTCATCTACTGTTAGCTTGTTTCAAG ctcAGAGCTTTCACAGACAGCAGAGACGATATGGCACTGGGCCACGTAGTTGTTCTGCTTCAGCATGAGTGGCCAAGGGGTGAGAACTTGTTCCTGAAAGCCATCAACAAAATCTGCCAACAAGGAAACTTCCAGTATGAGAATTTTTTCAACTATGTCACGA atattGATATGTTGGAGGAATTTGCTTATTTAAGAACACAGGAAGGAGGGAAAATTCATCTGGAACTGCTGCCAAATCAAGCAATGTTGATCAA GCATCATACAGTTACCCGAGGTATCACTAAAGGAGTGAAGGAAGATTTCCGCCTGGCCATGGAGCGCCAGGTCTCACGCTGTGGGGAAAATCTCATGGTGGTCTTGCATAGGTTCTGcattaatgagaaaatattgctgcttcagACTCTTGCTTGA
- the INTS10 gene encoding integrator complex subunit 10 isoform X2 has translation MSAQGDCEFLVKRARELVPGDLWAAKAWLITARSLYPADFNIQYEMYTIERNAERTASAGRLLYDMFVNFPDQPAVWREISVITSALRNDSQDKQTQFLRGLFETLPGRVQCEMLLKATEQCFNTLERAEMLLLLLRRFPETVVQHGVGLGETLLDAESIEDQESPVNCFRKLFVCDVLPLIINNPDVRLPASLLYKYLNKAAEFYINYVTRSTQTESQYQGSQDSSDIMSPSKRSSQKYVIDGLTEKSSQITDPWERLFKILSVVGMRCEWQMDKGRRSFGDILHRMKDLCRYISNFDSDAHAKYKNQVVYSTMLVFFKNAFQYVSNIQPSLFQGPNAPNQAPLVLLEDVTNIYGDTDIDRNKHIHKKRKLAEGREKTMSSDDEDPSGKARSRHITVNKADLANSVEVLESFKLARESWELLYSLESLDKEFTRICLSWKTDTWLWLRIFLTDMIIYQGQYKKAISSLHHLAALQGSHSPQQITGQGSLENQRALIQLATCHFALGEYRQTCEKVLDLMCCILLPIQEGGKVQEEQPKVKSKFRKGSDLRLWPCTSRAIMPYCLHLLLACFKLRAFTDSRDDMALGHVVVLLQHEWPRGENLFLKAINKICQQGNFQYENFFNYVTNIDMLEEFAYLRTQEGGKIHLELLPNQAMLIKTSSPPMGLLQQEFIPVLQPSIQTADRHHTVTRGITKGVKEDFRLAMERQVSRCGENLMVVLHRFCINEKILLLQTLA, from the exons ATGTCGGCGCAGGGGGACTGCGAGTTCCTGGTGAAGCGGGCCCGCGAGCTGGTGCCGGGGGACCTGTGGGCGGCCAAGGCCTGGCTCATCACGGCGCGGAGCCTCTACCCCGCCGACTTCAACATACAG TATGAGATGTACACTATTGAGAGGAATGCCGAAAGGACAGCGTCTGCGGGCAGGCTGCTCTATGACAT GTTTGTGAATTTTCCAGACCAACCTGCCGTATGGAGGGAGATTAGCGTTATTACATCAGCATTAAGGAATGACTCACAGGACAAGCAGACACAATTTTTAAGAG gattatttGAAACCCTTCCTGGTCGTGTCCAGTGTGAGATGTTACTGAAGGCCACAGAGCAGTGTTTTAACACATTAGAAAGGGCAGAAATGCTCTTACTACTTCTGCGACGTTTCCCAGAGACAGTGGTGCAACATGGG GTAGGCCTTGGAGAAACATTACTAGATGCCGAAAGTATTGAAGACCAAGAATCCCCAGTGAattgttttagaaaattatttg ttTGTGATGTTCTCCCTCTGATAATTAACAACCCTGATGTTCGACTTCCTGCCAGCTTGTTGTATAAATATCTGAATAAAGCAGCAGAATTCTATATTAACTATGTGACTAGATCTACGCAGACAGAAAGCCAATATCAAG GTTCACAAGATTCCTCTGATATTATGTCTCCAAGCAAGCGTAGCTCTCAAAAATATGTAATAGATGGTCTCACAGAGAAATCATCCCAGATCACAGATCCTTGGGAGAGGCTATTTAAAATATTGTCTGTGGTGGGAATGAGGTGTGAATGGCAAATGGATAAGGGAAGAAG AAGTTTTGGTGATATTTTGCATCGAATGAAAGACCTCTGCAGATACATCAGTAACTTCGATAGTGATGCACATGCTAAATATAAGAATCAAGTAGTGTATTCCACGATGTTGgtcttctttaaaaatgcattccaGTATGTCAGCAACATCCAGCCATCACTCTTTCAAG GTCCAAATGCTCCAAACCAAGCCCCGCTGGTTCTTCTTGAGGATGTGACCAACATCTATGGTGATACGGATATTGACCGtaacaaacacatacacaaaaagaGGAAACTTGCCgaaggaagagaaaagacaaTG AGCTCAGATGATGAGGATCCTTCTGGGAAGGCACGAAGTCGCCATATTACAGTAAACAAGGCAGATCTTGCAAACTCTGTTGAAGTATTAGAGAGCTTTAAACTGGCAAGAgagagctgggagctgctctaTTCTCTGGAATCACTTGACAAAG AGTTCACCAGAATTTGTTTGTCGTGGAAGACAGACACCTGGCTTTGGTTAAGAATCTTTCTTACAGACATGATCATCTACcag ggGCAGTACAAAAAAGCAATCAGCAGCCTACATCACTTGGCAGCTCTTCAGGGCTCTCATTCTCCACAGCAAATTACAGGACAAGGGTCACTAGAAAATCAGAGAGCACTAATCCAGTTAGCAACATGCCACTTTGCCCTTGGAGAATATCGG CAAACATGCGAAAAAGTGCTTGACCTCATGTGCTGTATCCTACTTCCAATACAAGAAGGAGGTAAAGTACAAGAGGAGCAACCTAAAGTCAAGTCTAAATTCAGGAAAG GGTCTGATTTGAGGCTTTGGCCATGTACCAGTAGAGCTATCATGCCTTACTGCCTTCATCTACTGTTAGCTTGTTTCAAG ctcAGAGCTTTCACAGACAGCAGAGACGATATGGCACTGGGCCACGTAGTTGTTCTGCTTCAGCATGAGTGGCCAAGGGGTGAGAACTTGTTCCTGAAAGCCATCAACAAAATCTGCCAACAAGGAAACTTCCAGTATGAGAATTTTTTCAACTATGTCACGA atattGATATGTTGGAGGAATTTGCTTATTTAAGAACACAGGAAGGAGGGAAAATTCATCTGGAACTGCTGCCAAATCAAGCAATGTTGATCAA gaCTTCTAGCCCTCCCATGGGGTTACTGCAGCAGGAATTCATACCTGTGCTACAGCCCAGCATACAGACTGCTGACAG GCATCATACAGTTACCCGAGGTATCACTAAAGGAGTGAAGGAAGATTTCCGCCTGGCCATGGAGCGCCAGGTCTCACGCTGTGGGGAAAATCTCATGGTGGTCTTGCATAGGTTCTGcattaatgagaaaatattgctgcttcagACTCTTGCTTGA
- the INTS10 gene encoding integrator complex subunit 10 isoform X6 translates to MSAQGDCEFLVKRARELVPGDLWAAKAWLITARSLYPADFNIQYEMYTIERNAERTASAGRLLYDMFVNFPDQPAVWREISVITSALRNDSQDKQTQFLRGLFETLPGRVQCEMLLKATEQCFNTLERAEMLLLLLRRFPETVVQHGVGLGETLLDAESIEDQESPVNCFRKLFVCDVLPLIINNPDVRLPASLLYKYLNKAAEFYINYVTRSTQTESQYQGSQDSSDIMSPSKRSSQKYVIDGLTEKSSQITDPWERLFKILSVVGMRCEWQMDKGRRSFGDILHRMKDLCRYISNFDSDAHAKYKNQVVYSTMLVFFKNAFQYVSNIQPSLFQGPNAPNQAPLVLLEDVTNIYGDTDIDRNKHIHKKRKLAEGREKTMSSDDEDPSGKARSRHITVNKADLANSVEVLESFKLARESWELLYSLESLDKEFTRICLSWKTDTWLWLRIFLTDMIIYQGQYKKAISSLHHLAALQGSHSPQQITGQGSLENQRALIQLATCHFALGEYRQTCEKVLDLMCCILLPIQEGGKVQEEQPKVKSKFRKGSDLRLWPCTSRAIMPYCLHLLLACFKLRAFTDSRDDMALGHVVVLLQHEWPRGENLFLKAINKICQQGNFQYENFFNYVTNIDMLEEFAYLRTQEGGKIHLELLPNQAMLIKHHTVTRGITKGVKEDFRLAMERQVSRCGENLMVVLHRFCINEKILLLQTLA, encoded by the exons ATGTCGGCGCAGGGGGACTGCGAGTTCCTGGTGAAGCGGGCCCGCGAGCTGGTGCCGGGGGACCTGTGGGCGGCCAAGGCCTGGCTCATCACGGCGCGGAGCCTCTACCCCGCCGACTTCAACATACAG TATGAGATGTACACTATTGAGAGGAATGCCGAAAGGACAGCGTCTGCGGGCAGGCTGCTCTATGACAT GTTTGTGAATTTTCCAGACCAACCTGCCGTATGGAGGGAGATTAGCGTTATTACATCAGCATTAAGGAATGACTCACAGGACAAGCAGACACAATTTTTAAGAG gattatttGAAACCCTTCCTGGTCGTGTCCAGTGTGAGATGTTACTGAAGGCCACAGAGCAGTGTTTTAACACATTAGAAAGGGCAGAAATGCTCTTACTACTTCTGCGACGTTTCCCAGAGACAGTGGTGCAACATGGG GTAGGCCTTGGAGAAACATTACTAGATGCCGAAAGTATTGAAGACCAAGAATCCCCAGTGAattgttttagaaaattatttg ttTGTGATGTTCTCCCTCTGATAATTAACAACCCTGATGTTCGACTTCCTGCCAGCTTGTTGTATAAATATCTGAATAAAGCAGCAGAATTCTATATTAACTATGTGACTAGATCTACGCAGACAGAAAGCCAATATCAAG GTTCACAAGATTCCTCTGATATTATGTCTCCAAGCAAGCGTAGCTCTCAAAAATATGTAATAGATGGTCTCACAGAGAAATCATCCCAGATCACAGATCCTTGGGAGAGGCTATTTAAAATATTGTCTGTGGTGGGAATGAGGTGTGAATGGCAAATGGATAAGGGAAGAAG AAGTTTTGGTGATATTTTGCATCGAATGAAAGACCTCTGCAGATACATCAGTAACTTCGATAGTGATGCACATGCTAAATATAAGAATCAAGTAGTGTATTCCACGATGTTGgtcttctttaaaaatgcattccaGTATGTCAGCAACATCCAGCCATCACTCTTTCAAG GTCCAAATGCTCCAAACCAAGCCCCGCTGGTTCTTCTTGAGGATGTGACCAACATCTATGGTGATACGGATATTGACCGtaacaaacacatacacaaaaagaGGAAACTTGCCgaaggaagagaaaagacaaTG AGCTCAGATGATGAGGATCCTTCTGGGAAGGCACGAAGTCGCCATATTACAGTAAACAAGGCAGATCTTGCAAACTCTGTTGAAGTATTAGAGAGCTTTAAACTGGCAAGAgagagctgggagctgctctaTTCTCTGGAATCACTTGACAAAG AGTTCACCAGAATTTGTTTGTCGTGGAAGACAGACACCTGGCTTTGGTTAAGAATCTTTCTTACAGACATGATCATCTACcag ggGCAGTACAAAAAAGCAATCAGCAGCCTACATCACTTGGCAGCTCTTCAGGGCTCTCATTCTCCACAGCAAATTACAGGACAAGGGTCACTAGAAAATCAGAGAGCACTAATCCAGTTAGCAACATGCCACTTTGCCCTTGGAGAATATCGG CAAACATGCGAAAAAGTGCTTGACCTCATGTGCTGTATCCTACTTCCAATACAAGAAGGAGGTAAAGTACAAGAGGAGCAACCTAAAGTCAAGTCTAAATTCAGGAAAG GGTCTGATTTGAGGCTTTGGCCATGTACCAGTAGAGCTATCATGCCTTACTGCCTTCATCTACTGTTAGCTTGTTTCAAG ctcAGAGCTTTCACAGACAGCAGAGACGATATGGCACTGGGCCACGTAGTTGTTCTGCTTCAGCATGAGTGGCCAAGGGGTGAGAACTTGTTCCTGAAAGCCATCAACAAAATCTGCCAACAAGGAAACTTCCAGTATGAGAATTTTTTCAACTATGTCACGA atattGATATGTTGGAGGAATTTGCTTATTTAAGAACACAGGAAGGAGGGAAAATTCATCTGGAACTGCTGCCAAATCAAGCAATGTTGATCAA GCATCATACAGTTACCCGAGGTATCACTAAAGGAGTGAAGGAAGATTTCCGCCTGGCCATGGAGCGCCAGGTCTCACGCTGTGGGGAAAATCTCATGGTGGTCTTGCATAGGTTCTGcattaatgagaaaatattgctgcttcagACTCTTGCTTGA
- the INTS10 gene encoding integrator complex subunit 10 isoform X3, translated as MSAQGDCEFLVKRARELVPGDLWAAKAWLITARSLYPADFNIQYEMYTIERNAERTASAGRLLYDMFVNFPDQPAVWREISVITSALRNDSQDKQTQFLRGLFETLPGRVQCEMLLKATEQCFNTLERAEMLLLLLRRFPETVVQHGVGLGETLLDAESIEDQESPVNCFRKLFVCDVLPLIINNPDVRLPASLLYKYLNKAAEFYINYVTRSTQTESQYQGSQDSSDIMSPSKRSSQKYVIDGLTEKSSQITDPWERLFKILSVVGMRCEWQMDKGRSFGDILHRMKDLCRYISNFDSDAHAKYKNQVVYSTMLVFFKNAFQYVSNIQPSLFQGPNAPNQAPLVLLEDVTNIYGDTDIDRNKHIHKKRKLAEGREKTMQSSDDEDPSGKARSRHITVNKADLANSVEVLESFKLARESWELLYSLESLDKEFTRICLSWKTDTWLWLRIFLTDMIIYQGQYKKAISSLHHLAALQGSHSPQQITGQGSLENQRALIQLATCHFALGEYRQTCEKVLDLMCCILLPIQEGGKVQEEQPKVKSKFRKGSDLRLWPCTSRAIMPYCLHLLLACFKLRAFTDSRDDMALGHVVVLLQHEWPRGENLFLKAINKICQQGNFQYENFFNYVTNIDMLEEFAYLRTQEGGKIHLELLPNQAMLIKTSSPPMGLLQQEFIPVLQPSIQTADRHHTVTRGITKGVKEDFRLAMERQVSRCGENLMVVLHRFCINEKILLLQTLA; from the exons ATGTCGGCGCAGGGGGACTGCGAGTTCCTGGTGAAGCGGGCCCGCGAGCTGGTGCCGGGGGACCTGTGGGCGGCCAAGGCCTGGCTCATCACGGCGCGGAGCCTCTACCCCGCCGACTTCAACATACAG TATGAGATGTACACTATTGAGAGGAATGCCGAAAGGACAGCGTCTGCGGGCAGGCTGCTCTATGACAT GTTTGTGAATTTTCCAGACCAACCTGCCGTATGGAGGGAGATTAGCGTTATTACATCAGCATTAAGGAATGACTCACAGGACAAGCAGACACAATTTTTAAGAG gattatttGAAACCCTTCCTGGTCGTGTCCAGTGTGAGATGTTACTGAAGGCCACAGAGCAGTGTTTTAACACATTAGAAAGGGCAGAAATGCTCTTACTACTTCTGCGACGTTTCCCAGAGACAGTGGTGCAACATGGG GTAGGCCTTGGAGAAACATTACTAGATGCCGAAAGTATTGAAGACCAAGAATCCCCAGTGAattgttttagaaaattatttg ttTGTGATGTTCTCCCTCTGATAATTAACAACCCTGATGTTCGACTTCCTGCCAGCTTGTTGTATAAATATCTGAATAAAGCAGCAGAATTCTATATTAACTATGTGACTAGATCTACGCAGACAGAAAGCCAATATCAAG GTTCACAAGATTCCTCTGATATTATGTCTCCAAGCAAGCGTAGCTCTCAAAAATATGTAATAGATGGTCTCACAGAGAAATCATCCCAGATCACAGATCCTTGGGAGAGGCTATTTAAAATATTGTCTGTGGTGGGAATGAGGTGTGAATGGCAAATGGATAAGGGAAGAAG TTTTGGTGATATTTTGCATCGAATGAAAGACCTCTGCAGATACATCAGTAACTTCGATAGTGATGCACATGCTAAATATAAGAATCAAGTAGTGTATTCCACGATGTTGgtcttctttaaaaatgcattccaGTATGTCAGCAACATCCAGCCATCACTCTTTCAAG GTCCAAATGCTCCAAACCAAGCCCCGCTGGTTCTTCTTGAGGATGTGACCAACATCTATGGTGATACGGATATTGACCGtaacaaacacatacacaaaaagaGGAAACTTGCCgaaggaagagaaaagacaaTG CAGAGCTCAGATGATGAGGATCCTTCTGGGAAGGCACGAAGTCGCCATATTACAGTAAACAAGGCAGATCTTGCAAACTCTGTTGAAGTATTAGAGAGCTTTAAACTGGCAAGAgagagctgggagctgctctaTTCTCTGGAATCACTTGACAAAG AGTTCACCAGAATTTGTTTGTCGTGGAAGACAGACACCTGGCTTTGGTTAAGAATCTTTCTTACAGACATGATCATCTACcag ggGCAGTACAAAAAAGCAATCAGCAGCCTACATCACTTGGCAGCTCTTCAGGGCTCTCATTCTCCACAGCAAATTACAGGACAAGGGTCACTAGAAAATCAGAGAGCACTAATCCAGTTAGCAACATGCCACTTTGCCCTTGGAGAATATCGG CAAACATGCGAAAAAGTGCTTGACCTCATGTGCTGTATCCTACTTCCAATACAAGAAGGAGGTAAAGTACAAGAGGAGCAACCTAAAGTCAAGTCTAAATTCAGGAAAG GGTCTGATTTGAGGCTTTGGCCATGTACCAGTAGAGCTATCATGCCTTACTGCCTTCATCTACTGTTAGCTTGTTTCAAG ctcAGAGCTTTCACAGACAGCAGAGACGATATGGCACTGGGCCACGTAGTTGTTCTGCTTCAGCATGAGTGGCCAAGGGGTGAGAACTTGTTCCTGAAAGCCATCAACAAAATCTGCCAACAAGGAAACTTCCAGTATGAGAATTTTTTCAACTATGTCACGA atattGATATGTTGGAGGAATTTGCTTATTTAAGAACACAGGAAGGAGGGAAAATTCATCTGGAACTGCTGCCAAATCAAGCAATGTTGATCAA gaCTTCTAGCCCTCCCATGGGGTTACTGCAGCAGGAATTCATACCTGTGCTACAGCCCAGCATACAGACTGCTGACAG GCATCATACAGTTACCCGAGGTATCACTAAAGGAGTGAAGGAAGATTTCCGCCTGGCCATGGAGCGCCAGGTCTCACGCTGTGGGGAAAATCTCATGGTGGTCTTGCATAGGTTCTGcattaatgagaaaatattgctgcttcagACTCTTGCTTGA